From a single Deltaproteobacteria bacterium genomic region:
- a CDS encoding penicillin-binding protein activator LpoB, with protein MKQSVSTQALFFCLGLFLIVGCSSAPEVRRTDVGETIDLSGKWNDSDSQLVADEMILDCLGRPWLDSFKSGHSGKNPTVIVGTVLNRSHEHINTQVFVKNLERALINSGRVDFVASKDERRELREEKADMQQGFTSSDTAKSLSEEAGADYMLTGSVNSIKDQIEGQYVILYQVNLELIHLESNKKAWIGEKQIKKYVKRSKYKL; from the coding sequence ATGAAGCAGTCGGTTTCTACACAGGCGCTTTTCTTTTGTCTGGGGCTTTTCCTGATCGTGGGATGCAGTTCAGCTCCTGAAGTTCGCAGGACCGACGTGGGAGAGACCATCGATCTGAGCGGAAAGTGGAACGATTCCGATTCACAGCTCGTCGCGGACGAGATGATTCTGGATTGTTTGGGCCGACCCTGGCTGGATTCGTTCAAGTCGGGTCACAGTGGCAAAAACCCCACTGTCATTGTCGGAACGGTGCTGAACCGCAGCCACGAACATATCAATACCCAGGTCTTCGTGAAAAACCTCGAACGGGCTCTCATTAACTCCGGACGGGTCGATTTCGTGGCCTCCAAGGACGAGCGCAGGGAACTGCGTGAAGAAAAGGCCGATATGCAGCAGGGTTTTACCAGTTCCGATACGGCGAAATCCCTCAGTGAGGAAGCGGGAGCGGACTATATGCTCACCGGATCGGTGAATTCCATCAAGGATCAAATCGAAGGGCAGTACGTCATCCTGTACCAGGTGAATCTGGAACTCATCCACCTTGAATCCAACAAGAAGGCCTGGATCGGAGAGAAACAGATAAAGAAATACGTCAAACGGTCAAAATACAAATTGTAG
- a CDS encoding adenylate/guanylate cyclase domain-containing protein, whose protein sequence is MRRLLLNTSWLQLLTISLIITSLILVLYFIKPAFTEILESKTLDLRFLYRGPVATTGTVVLAKIDEKSLDTIGKWPWPRTTFVGLIEKLEQAGASVMALDVGFFEPDEGAALEVLRDLGMELASKDLLSTEIMNVLEKRAEVLGPDFQFAEAVKKSKTKVVLGYFFHPTPAGISHLEEGSVQEKLKLIRSSAYRMIRYRSEEAKSVPLIAMYMPEANLPVLSEATRFSGYFNIFPDPDGVVRWMPLVLRCERYLFPSLSVRAIEAHHGGGPSRLTLSSYGVESLRVGETEIPTDELGRMMIPYPGPQGAFASFSVSDILEGKVPREQLENKIVVVGATAVGLYDLRVTPFSSTMPGLEIHAAVMDSVLSNRFLVRPQWLSLFDIALIVFVGVGLGTLLSRLRAVGGALCSGAFLIGYSVFAQFMFSSRGVWISVVYPCLNLILIYSSVTAVRYLKEEKERQKVKHAFNHYLTASVVNEILRDPEKLKLGGDKKTLTVLFSDIRGFTSISERLTPEDLVRLLNRYLTLMTDIVFKYEGTLDKYIGDAVMAIWGAPLWQTDHASRACDAAVDMIIALNQLQPLLDEMQIPQFRIGIGINTGDMVVGNMGSDERFDYTVMGDSVNLGSRLEGTNKEYGTSVIISGSTYQNVKDLFLCRELDCIRVKGKTEPITIYELLGRLREGSTERDLADRFHVALSLYKTRNFKESAEKFEDIMKAYPQDNPSKLYLERCRQYLLQPPPEDWDGVFTMTHK, encoded by the coding sequence ATGCGACGATTGCTCCTCAATACATCATGGTTGCAACTCCTTACCATCAGTCTGATCATTACTTCTCTGATCCTGGTTCTCTATTTTATCAAACCCGCGTTCACCGAAATTCTGGAATCGAAAACGCTTGACCTTCGTTTCTTGTACAGGGGACCGGTGGCGACCACGGGAACGGTGGTCTTGGCCAAGATCGATGAAAAAAGCCTGGATACCATAGGGAAATGGCCGTGGCCGAGAACTACGTTCGTCGGTCTGATCGAAAAGCTCGAGCAGGCCGGGGCCAGTGTCATGGCATTGGATGTGGGTTTTTTTGAACCCGATGAAGGCGCCGCTTTGGAAGTATTGAGGGATCTGGGGATGGAATTGGCATCCAAAGACCTGCTTTCCACCGAGATCATGAACGTACTGGAGAAGCGCGCCGAGGTACTGGGTCCGGATTTCCAGTTTGCCGAGGCCGTCAAAAAGTCAAAGACCAAGGTCGTGTTGGGCTATTTCTTCCATCCGACGCCCGCCGGAATTTCCCACCTCGAGGAGGGCTCCGTCCAGGAAAAGCTCAAGCTTATCAGATCGTCGGCTTACCGTATGATTCGGTACCGTTCCGAGGAGGCCAAATCCGTTCCTCTGATCGCCATGTATATGCCTGAAGCCAACCTTCCGGTGCTTTCTGAAGCGACCCGGTTCTCAGGATACTTTAATATCTTTCCCGACCCGGATGGGGTAGTCCGGTGGATGCCTCTGGTGCTTCGTTGTGAACGGTACCTGTTTCCTTCTCTCAGCGTGAGAGCCATCGAGGCCCACCATGGGGGAGGACCGTCCCGCCTCACGCTGTCTTCTTATGGCGTAGAATCGCTTCGAGTGGGCGAAACGGAAATACCGACGGACGAACTTGGACGCATGATGATTCCCTACCCCGGCCCGCAAGGAGCGTTTGCCTCCTTTTCCGTTTCGGATATTTTGGAGGGCAAAGTGCCGAGGGAGCAACTCGAGAACAAAATCGTCGTCGTGGGCGCCACCGCGGTGGGTCTCTACGACCTTCGAGTCACTCCCTTCAGCTCTACGATGCCCGGGCTGGAGATACATGCGGCCGTGATGGACAGTGTCCTCAGTAATCGTTTCCTGGTGCGGCCCCAATGGCTTTCCCTGTTCGATATCGCATTGATCGTTTTTGTGGGAGTGGGTTTGGGAACCTTGCTGTCGCGTCTCAGGGCCGTCGGAGGCGCGTTGTGCAGCGGAGCCTTTCTGATAGGCTATTCCGTTTTCGCCCAATTCATGTTCTCTTCCAGGGGTGTATGGATCAGTGTGGTATATCCGTGTCTGAATCTCATCCTGATCTATTCCTCGGTGACGGCGGTGCGTTACCTTAAGGAAGAGAAGGAACGGCAGAAGGTAAAGCACGCCTTCAATCATTATCTTACCGCTTCAGTAGTCAACGAAATTCTCAGAGATCCGGAAAAGCTGAAACTGGGAGGAGACAAGAAGACGCTTACCGTTCTCTTTTCCGACATACGGGGATTCACCAGCATCAGCGAACGGTTGACTCCGGAAGACCTGGTCCGCCTGCTGAATCGTTACTTGACCTTGATGACCGATATCGTCTTCAAGTACGAGGGGACGCTGGACAAATACATCGGAGATGCGGTAATGGCCATCTGGGGGGCGCCTTTGTGGCAGACTGATCACGCTTCCCGCGCCTGCGATGCGGCGGTGGACATGATAATAGCTCTGAATCAGTTGCAGCCCCTTCTGGACGAGATGCAGATTCCCCAGTTCAGGATCGGCATCGGCATCAACACCGGCGATATGGTGGTGGGCAATATGGGATCGGACGAGCGCTTTGACTATACGGTCATGGGAGACAGCGTGAACCTGGGATCCCGTCTCGAAGGTACGAACAAAGAATATGGGACTAGTGTCATTATCAGCGGGAGTACGTACCAGAATGTGAAAGACCTTTTTCTTTGCAGAGAGCTGGATTGCATCCGGGTGAAAGGGAAAACGGAACCCATCACGATTTACGAGCTTCTCGGGAGGTTGAGGGAAGGGTCGACCGAGCGGGATCTGGCGGACCGATTTCATGTGGCGCTTTCCCTCTACAAAACCCGAAATTTCAAAGAATCCGCGGAAAAATTCGAAGATATCATGAAAGCGTATCCGCAAGATAACCCGTCGAAGCTATACCTGGAAAGATGCCGGCAATACCTGCTTCAGCCTCCTCCGGAGGATTGGGACGGCGTTTTTACAATGACTCATAAGTAG